One genomic segment of Cellulophaga sp. HaHaR_3_176 includes these proteins:
- a CDS encoding DoxX family protein has protein sequence MSQLLNYATEILLLVFLIITFLQSGIDKIIDWTGNISWLKEHFSKTAFKNNVPLLVGIILITEMAAALFCIGGVYQIIAYGTIEFAFYGALISCIALLMLLFGQRVAKDYEGAKTIAIYFVPAIFLVFLLQG, from the coding sequence ATGAGTCAATTATTAAACTACGCAACGGAGATTTTATTATTAGTTTTTTTAATTATTACTTTTTTACAAAGTGGTATAGATAAGATAATAGATTGGACAGGCAATATTAGCTGGCTAAAAGAACATTTTTCAAAAACAGCATTTAAAAATAATGTGCCCTTATTGGTTGGTATTATTTTGATTACTGAAATGGCCGCCGCATTATTTTGTATCGGAGGCGTTTATCAAATAATAGCTTATGGCACTATAGAATTTGCCTTTTACGGAGCTCTTATATCTTGTATTGCTTTACTTATGTTGTTATTTGGACAACGAGTAGCTAAAGATTACGAAGGAGCAAAAACTATTGCTATATATTTTGTGCCAGCAATATTCCTAGTTTTTTTGCTACAAGGATAA